From one Anabas testudineus chromosome 18, fAnaTes1.2, whole genome shotgun sequence genomic stretch:
- the adgra3 gene encoding adhesion G protein-coupled receptor A3 — protein MGPDLLQLFGLLLLCGCAASVGSSDCKSYDERTKGAGKSQPSDKKVVCSSMELHQVLPADSFPNRTVTIILNNNKIQELRNGSFFGLSTLEKLDLRSNMISRIEPGAFLGLSALKKLDLSNNSIGCLNEDIFKGLSSLIRLNLSGNKFSSLSQGTFDSLVSLKALEFQTPYLLCDCNLLWLLRWIKEKNIVVKNTKCSYPQSLQGQPVTSSNLEHLTCDAPLELPSFQLTPSQRQVVFQGDSLPFQCQASFVAEDMQVLWYQNGRMVKPDAAQGIFIEKRMVQNCSLIASALTISNIQPGFTGNWECRVRTSRGNTTRTVHIVVLESSAKYCAPERISNNKGDFRWPRTLAGIKAYLPCNKLATSAGSYSGSSGEEQRAWRYCDRDGLWAEEDYSRCQFQKDVTRFLYVINQMPLNESNVVPRAQRLLVCTVDAANFSDKMDIIFVAEMIEKFGKFVEKFKDLGEVMVSMASNLMLADERVLWMAQREAMACSRIIACLQKIAVYRVATAQAFSLTSPNIAVEAHAVRASDWNGMSCMLFQRPSPERTPGQDRQLTFKCNTTSSFSSILHKNTIVEASLQLPQSLFTQAALPGQTDDTVYKLHLLGFRNGKFFPSTGNSSQLADGGKRRSVATPVIMAKIDGMSLRVLRTPVNVTLRRFARGSDAVSACWNLSLVGGHGGWQSDGCHILGHNDNFTTISCNSLGNYGLLMDLSSVEYFSPSIQPLHPVIYATSIILLLCLLTIIISYIYHHKSVRVSCKFWHMLINLCFHISLTCGVFVGGINQTRYASVCQAVGILLHYSTLATALWVGVTARNIYKQVTRKAKRYEELDEPPPPPRPMLRFYLIGGGIPIIVCGITAAANIKNYGSRTSAPYCWMAWEPSIGAFYGPVGFIIFVDCMYFLSILLQLRRHPERRYEFKELTEEQQHLAEVGPDGPGSHCQPLTLQLQPHEVLPSIVSAPHTVPLSALENEHTFAAQLIGAAGALGLYAALWVFGAMAVSQDHPYDLAFTCLYGVAALALGAFMVAHHCVNRQDMRRYWSQACCSGRRAYSAQEDVLLPQSGVAMTSTAGSANKADGESTKCGHSSADSSYTNKSAPSVRHSTHGSKLTNLHAEAAQCKPASAPATANGAAVLDNSLTEHSLDNEIKMHVAPVEVQFHPMNNVNNPTAAANGHAGRHHKNRARAHRASRLTVLREYAYDVPTSVDSSVQSAPHSRRHHHYDVAARNSRRAAYMAYRERHQSQMQQDSSDSMSLPRRSRYSDKGGSDTPGNGAVVTIETERGTATAASSSSKDSAPAKQSGSNTELENLPKSYGLNLVTQNGSTLKENGQAVPLINAESVAGVKTGLWKHETTV, from the exons aattttaaacaacaacaagattCAAGAACTCAGAAATGGATCCTTCTTTGGATTGTCCACACTGGAAAAATT ggACCTGCGGAGTAACATGATCAGTCGTATCGAACCAGGAGCTTTCCTTGGATTGTCGGCGCTCAAAAAGCT AGACTTGTCCAACAACAGCATCGGCTGTCTGAACGAAGACATCTTCAAGGGCCTCAGCAGTCTGATCAGACT aaatCTTTCAGGGAACAAGTTCTCTTCATTGTCTCAGGGGACCTTTGACAGCTTGGTGTCTCTGAAGGCACT GGAGTTTCAGACACCTTACCTGCTGTGTGACTGCAACCTTTTGTGGCTGCTGCGTTGGATCAAGGAGAAGAACATTGTGGTGAAGAACACAAAATGTTCATACCCGCAGTCTCTCCAGGGTCAGCCCGTTACCTCCAGCAACCTGGAGCACCTCACCTGCG ATGCTCCCCTTGAGCTGCCATCCTTCCAGCTCACTCCGTCCCAGCGTCAGGTCGTCTTTCAGGGTGACAGCCTCCCGTTTCAGTGCCAGGCCTCCTTCGTGGCTGAAGATATGCAGGTGCTGTGGTACCAGAACGGCCGCATGGTCAAGCCTGATGCTGCTCAGGGCATCTTCATTGAAAAGCGCATGGTGCAGAATTGCTCCCTGATTGCTAG TGCGTTGACCATCTCGAACATCCAGCCTGGCTTTACTGGGAACTGGGAGTGCCGTGTCCGGACAAGCCGAGGCAACACAACCAGGACTGTCCACATTGTGGTGTTGGAGAGTTCTGCCAAGTACTGCGCTCCTGAACGCATCTCCAACAACAAGGGAGACTTCAG GTGGCCACGCACCCTGGCAGGAATCAAAGCTTACCTCCCCTGCAACAAACTGGCAACGAGCGCGGGCAGCTACTCGGGCAGCTCAGGTGAAGAGCAGCGGGCATGGCGCTACTGTGATCGTGACGGCCTGTGGGCAGAGGAGGACTACTCCCGCTGCCAGTTCCAGAAGGACGTCACCAGATTTCTCTATGTTATTAATCAG ATGCCTCTGAATGAGAGTAACGTGGTGCCCAGGGCTCAACGCCTGTTGGTCTGCACAGTCGATGCCGCCAACTTCTCCGACAAGATGGACATCATCTTTGTGGCGGAGATGATTGAGAAATTTGGCAAGTTTGTTGAGAAGTTTAAAGAT CTGGGTGAGGTGATGGTAAGCATGGCCAGTAACTTGATGCTGGCTGATGAGAGGGTGTTGTGGATGGCTCAGCGTGAAGCCATGGCCTGTTCCCGCATCATCGCCTGCCTCCAGAAGATTGCAGTGTACCGCGTGGCTACAGCACAGGCCTTCTCCTTG ACATCCCCCAACATTGCAGTGGAGGCCCACGCCGTTAGGGCCAGTGACTGGAACGGCATGTCCTGCATGCTGTTCCAAAGGCCCAGCCCCGAGCGCACACCTGGCCAAGACCGTCAGCTCACCTTCAAGTGCAACACTACTAGTTCCTTCTCCAGCATCCTTCACAAG AACACAATTGTGGAGGCTTCCTTGCAGCTTCCCCAGTCCCTTTTCACCCAGGCTGCTCTTCCTGGGCAGACGGATGACACGGTCTACAAGCTCCACCTACTGGGCTTCCGCAACGGCAAGTTTTTCCCCTCCACTGGTAATTCCTCCCAGCTGGCTGATGGAGGGAAGAGAAGGAGTGTTGCTACACCTGTCATCATGGCCAAGATAG ATGGCATGTCCCTACGCGTGCTGCGGACCCCTGTCAATGTCACTCTGCGGCGCTTTGCCCGTGGCTCCGACGCTGTATCTGCCTGCTGGAACCTGAGCCTTGTGGGAGGCCATGGTGGGTGGCAGAGTGATGGCTGCCACATCCTGGGCCATAACGACAACTTCACGACCATATCCTGCAACTCTCTTGGCAACTATGGCCTGCTCATG GACCTCAGCAGTGTGGAGTATTTCTCTCCGAGCATCCAGCCCCTGCACCCAGTCATCTATGCAACCAGTATTATactcctcctctgtctgctcaCCATCATTATTAGCTACATCTACCATCACAA GTCTGTCCGCGTGAGCTGCAAGTTCTGGCACATGTTGATCAACCTGTGCTTCCACATCTCCCTCACATGTGGTGTATTTGTAGGTGGCATCAATCAGACACGCTACGCTAGTGTCTGCCAAGCA GTGGGCATTTTGCTGCACTACTCCACTCTGGCTACAGCTCTGTGGGTGGGTGTGACCGCACGCAACATCTACAAACAGGTGACGCGCAAGGCCAAACGCTACGAGGAACTGGATGAACCTCCACCACCACCGCGTCCTATGCTGAG GTTCTACTTAATCGGCGGAGGGATACCCATCATCGTCTGTGGGATCACTGCTGCAGCTAACATCAAAAACTATGGTAGTCGGACCAGTGCACCATA TTGCTGGATGGCGTGGGAGCCCAGCATCGGTGCTTTTTACGGCCCGGTCGGATTCATTATCTTTGTGGACTGCATGTACTTCCTCAGCATCCTGCTTCAGCTGCGTCGCCACCCTGAGCGCCGCTATGAGTTCAAGGAGCTGACCgaagagcagcagcatctgGCAGAGGTCGGGCCGGACGGTCCCGGCAGCCACTGCCAACCCCTCACTCTACAGCTGCAGCCGCATGAGGTGTTGCCCTCCATAGTGTCTGCTCCTCACACTGTGCCCCTGTCAGCCCTGGAGAACGAGCACACCTTCGCTGCACAGCTCATAGGTGCAGCCGGGGCATTAGGGCTGTATGCAGCCCTCTGGGTGTTCGGGGCAATGGCAGTATCACAGGACCACCCTTACGACCTGGCGTTCACCTGCTTGTATGGGGTGGCTGCCCTGGCACTCGGGGCGTTCATGGTGGCGCATCACTGTGTCAACAGACAGGATATGAGGCGCTATTGGTCCCAGGCTTGTTGCTCTGGGAGACGAGCCTACTCTGCCCAGGAGGATGTCCTTCTGCCTCAGTCGGGTGTGGCAATGACATCCACAGCAGGATCTGCTAACAAGGCTGACGGGGAATCGACAAAGTGTGGCCACAGCAGCGCAGACTCTTCATACACAAATAAGAGCGCCCCAAGCGTGCGCCATTCCACCCACGGCAGCAAGCTGACCAATCTGCACGCAGAGGCAGCTCAGTGTAAGCCCGCCTCAGCACCGGCGACAGCCAATGGTGCAGCTGTTTTGGACAACAGCCTGACTGAGCATTCACTagacaatgaaattaaaatgcacGTGGCACCAGTTGAGGTCCAGTTCCACCCAATGAACAACGTCAACAATCCGACTGCCGCCGCCAACGGACACGCGGGCAGGCATCACAAGAACAGAGCGCGAGCGCACAGAGCGAGCCGGCTCACCGTGCTGCGAGAGTACGCCTATGACGTTCCCACCAGCGTGGACAGCAGTGTGCAGAGCGCCCCCCACAGCAGGAGGCACCACCACTACGACGTAGCTGCACGCAACAGCCGACGGGCCGCGTACATGGCCTACAGGGAGCGGCATCAGAGCCAgatgcagcaggacagcagCGACAGCATGAGCCTACCCCGGCGCTCTCGCTACTCAGATAAAGGCGGCAGCGACACCCCGGGGAACGGGGCAGTAGTGACTATAGAGACCGAGCGAGGGACTGCTACTGCAGCATCCAGCTCAAGTAAAGACTCTGCTCCTGCAAAACAGAGTGGCTCCAACACAGAACTAGAAAACCTGCCCAAGTCATACGGGCTCAACCTCGTCACCCAGAATGGAAGCACCCTTAAGGAGAATGGACAAGCGGTGCCTTTAATTAACGCCGAGAGTGTAGCAGGGGTGAAGACTGGTCTGTGGAAACATGAAACTACTGTGTAG